GCCGCCGAGGGCGGAACACCTAGCAGCTTACCCGATGGGCTCCAGCACCCGCAGCACGGCGAACTTCAGGTAGCGCCCCTCGGGGAACTCGGGCCGGAGCGGGTGGTCGGGGGCGTGGCCGGCCTCGTGCACGATCTGGGTGCGCACCCCGGCGCGCCGCGCCGCCTCGGCGAGCGCCTCGCGAAAGGCGGTCGGGCTCACCTGGGCGGTGCAGCTGGCCGCGGCCAGCAGGCCGCCCGGGCGCACCCGCCGCATCGCGCCCGCGCCCAGCCGGACGTAGGCCCGCAGCGCCGAGCGCAGCTGCGCGCGCTTCTTCGCCAGCGCCGGCGGGTCGAGGACGACGAGGTCGTAGGTCTCCTCGTGGGCGTTCAGGAACTCGAAGACGTCGGCCCGCACGGCCTCGTGCCGCTCCGCCAGTCCGTTCAGCCGCGCGTTCTCGCGGGCGTCGGCGAGCGCGCCTTCGCTGACGTCCACGCTGCGGGCGAAGGCCGCCCCCCCGGCGAGGGCGTAGACCGAGAAGCCGCCGTTGTAGGCGAAGAGGTTGAGCACCCGTGCCCCGGCGGCGAGCTCGCGCACCTTCTGGCGGTTCTCGCGCTGGTCGAGGAAGAGGCCGGTCTTCTGGCCGCGGTGCAGGTCGGCGACGAAGCGCAGGCCGCGCTCGCGCACGGTCAGCTTGGGCGGAGGCGGTTCGCCGTAGAGGGGCTCGAGCCCCTCGGCGTTCCGCAGGACGATGCCCCGGGGCCTCAGCGCCCGCCCCAGCGCCTTCACCACCGCGGGCAGCACCGCCCGGCGCACGCCTTCGCTGTAGGCCTTGACCACCAGGAAGCGCCCGTAGCGGTCGGCCACCAGCCCCGGCAGGAAGTCGCCCTCGCCGAAGAGGAGCCGGTAGGCGTCGGTTTCGGGCGGCACCCACCGGCGGCGCAGCGCCCGCGCCTCCTCCACCCGCGCGGCCAGGTCGGCGGCGGCGGGCACGCGCTCGCGGGCGAAGAGGCGAACGGCCACCTGACCCGCGGCGTCGTAGACGCCCACGGCCTCCGCCCGGCCCGCGACCAGGCGGACCCAGTCGCCGGTCTCGAGCCGGTGGGGGGGAAGGTGGTTGCGGTAGATCCAGGGGTGACCCGAGGCCAGCGCGGTTTCCAGCGAGGGGTCGAGGCGCAGGATGGGCGCGTGCATCGCTCCATCTTACGCCGCGGCGGGGGCGGACGTCCGCGGCGGCCGCGGGCCGCATTTTGTAGAGTGGGCGGTGAGACGGGGCCCGCAAGGGCTCACGGGAGGTGAAATGCTCGAGCTCAGGCAAGACCTCAACGCCAGCGACCAGGTCCGGCATTCCATCGAAGAAGTGCTCGCCGTGGGGCGCACCGCATGGCAGCACTACTTGTTTTTCCGCAGCAAGGTGCACGGCGTCTGCGTCGCCCTCGACGGCGACCTGCAGTCGTGCGAGGCCGACGAGGGGCTGTACCACGAGGCCCTCGTGCACCCCGCGATGCTGGCCCACCCGGCCCCGAAGCGGGTCCTCATCATGGGCGGCGGCGAGGGGGCGACGCTGCGCGAGGTGCTGCGCCACCCCACCGTGACCGAGGTGGTGATGGTCGACCTGGACGAGGAGTTCGTCGGTCTCTGCAAGCGCCTGATCCCCGACTGGGCCGAAGGGGCCTGGGACGATCCGCGGCTCGAGCTGCGGCACGAGGACATCGTGGCCTACCTCGACCACACCCCGGGCGGCTTCGACGTGGTGGTGGGCGACCTCATCGACGCCAGCGAGGCTTCGTCCCCCGCCGCCGAACTGTACGGCCCCGAGTTCTACCGCAAACTCGCCGCGGCGCTCGCCCCGGGGGCGGTGCTCGCCACCCAGGCCGGCCCGCTCACCCCCGCCCAGGTCGCCGGTCACCGCCGGGTGCGGGGGGCGCTGGGCTCGGTCTTCGGCCGGGTGGTGAGCTACGGAATGAACGTTCCCAGCTTCTACAGCCTCTGGGGGTTCGTTCTCGCGGGGGCGGCGGACCTGATCCCCGGCGGTTACGCCGAGCACCGTGCGCTCTTCGAGCTGCGCGCGCACGAGCGCGGGCTCGAGCTCGCCCACACCGGGCCCGAGGCGCTCGCCGCCGCCTTCGCCCTGCCGGCCCGCCTGCAGGCGCTGTTGCAGGGGGCGGCGTGAGCAAACTCAAACTCAGCGGCTTCAACAACCTTCGCAAGCTGCTCAGCTTCAGCTTCTACGACTTCGTGGTGGCCCAGGACGAGGCCGACCGCAAGAGCTACGCCGCCTACCTGAACGAGCGCTACGCGGCCGCGCGCATCCGCGGGCTGCTCGAGCGCATCGCCGAGATCATCGACGCCGAGGTGCTTTCCGCCAGCGAGCAGGACTACGAGCCCTACGGCGCCAGCGCCCTGCTGCTGCTCTCCGACGAGGCGGGCTCGGGGGCGGCGCCCGCCTGGGCGTCCTCGGTGCGCATGCACCTCGACAAGAGCCACATCGCCGCCCACACCTACCCCGACTTCGCCCACCCCGAAGGGATCCTGGGCTTCCGCGTGGACATCGAGCTCTCCACCTGCGGCGAGATCAGCCCGCTGCGTTCGCTCGACGAGATCTTCCGCTTCTTTGACACCGACGTGGTCGTCATCGACTACCTGGTGCGCGGCTACACCCGCGCCGAGGACGGCTCCCACGTCTTCATGGACCACGAGGTGCCCTCGATCGCCCACTTCATCGACCCCGCCATCCTGGACCAGTTCGAGCGCGTCGAGCGCGCCCTCCCCCCGGCCCACACCTGGCAGCTCAAACTGCTGCGCACCGCCGTCGACCCCGCCGAGTACTTCGCCCCCGGGAAGCCGGTCGACGAGGCCCGCCTGGCGGCCGTTCTCGACGAGATGCGCACGATATTTTCACGCTTGTGATACCAGAACATTGTTAAGGTAATAGTTAAATAAAATAATAACGAAACATGGTAGAATGCCCCTACTTACGTATAGTAGGGGAGGACACATGCCAAACAAACCTTGGAAGATGCGATCGATCCTGGCGGCCGCCGCGCTCCTGCTGCTTGCCGCCTGCCAACCCTTCGGCGGCGGCAACGGCGGCGGCAATGGCGGCGGCGGCGATGACGGCAACGGCGGCGGAACCAACCCTCCGCCCTACAACCCCGTCGTCTGCGAGCACACCGGCAGCGGCCAGGACTACGCCGTCGGCCCCGGCCAGCCCTACACCTCGCTCCACGACGTCCCCTGGGACGCCCTCGGCCCAGGCGACACCGTGCGCATCTTCTACCGCGACGAGCCCTACCGCGAGAAGATCGTGATCCGCACCGACGGCAGCGAGGCCGAACCCCTGCGCGTCTGCGGCGTGCCCGGCCCGAACGGCGAACGGCCGATCCTCGACGGCGACGGGGCGGTGAACGACCCCGACGACGCCGGCGCCTACGGCAGCTACGCCCCCATGGAAGGGCTGGCGATGGTCCTGATCTGGAACCGCGACTACGACCTCAAGGTCCACCACGTCGTCATCGAGGGCCTGCACATCCGCAACGCCAAGAACACCTTCACCTACACCCGCATGGACGGCTCTACGGACAACTACGAGGACGGCGCCGCCTGCATCCGCATCCAGGCCGCCGACGACGTGGTCATCCGCGGCAACGAACTGGAGAACTGCGGCAACGGCATCTTCACGATGTCGCAGGGCTACAACGAGGCCCACCTCACCCGCAACCTGCTCATCGAGGGGAACTACCTGCACGGCCATGGCCAGGCCGGCAGCTACCTCGAGCACGGCGTCTACATCCAGGCCATCGGCGTCGTCTACCAGTACAACCGCTTCGGCCCCAACGACCCCGGCTCGGACGGCGTCACCCTCAAGGAGCGCGTGGCCGGATCGGTGATCCGCTACAACTGGTTCGACTCCGGGAGCGCGCGCACCCTCGACCTGGTCGAGGTGGAGGACGCCGCGCCCTGGTATCTCGTCTCCGAGTACCTGCGGGAACTGGGCTGCGACAGCGTCGACAACTGCCCTGGCCTCGACCCCGACCGCCTCGCCAAGGTGCAGGAGGCCGAGGCCGCCTACCGCAAGAGCTACGTCTACGGCAACTTCTTCCGCCACGTCGGCAGCACGACCAAGTCCGGCAACCTCGTTCACTACGGCAGCGACAACGACCCCGCGCTTTCCCACAACGGCACCCTCTACTTCTACGGCAACACCGTGCTCGTCCTGCAGGACCGCGACGACGCCTGGCGCTTCCGCCTCTTCTACCTGGGCAACCGCGACGCCCCCTCGCGCTCGCTGGAGACGGTGGAGATGTTCAACAACATCGTCTACTTCACGGGCGAGAGCGGCGAGGCCTCGTACTTCTGCCTGGACGACAACAACCAGGGCACGATCCACTTCGGCGTGAACTGGCTCTCGGACGACTGGCAGATGGACGGGGCGGCTTCGGAGTGCTACTACGCCGGGGCGGCGGGCGCGCCCACGGTGACCGGAGTGGAGAACCTGCTCGACGTCGCCGGCGCTCCGGTTCCCCTCGACCCGGCGACCCTCGAGCCGGTGGACACCCCGCTGGTCCGCGACCAAGCCCAGCCCCTGCCCGAGGGCCTGCCCCCGATCGACTACCAGTACCGGCGCCACCTCCAGGCCGAGCCGCGGCCCGACGCGAGCGACCTGGGCGCGCGCGACCTGCCCTGAGCGGCGCGGTCCAGCTCCCCGCCCGGACCGGGCGGGGAGCTGCTATAATCAAACCTTGCGGCCCGAGTCGGGCCAGCCCACGAGCGAAAGGGGGTGAACATGCCACAGTACGACGTGGGGATCATCCTGAACCCCAACCTCGAGCCCACCCAGCTCCAGCTGGAGAAGGACATGATCCAGGCGGCGCTGGACAA
This genomic stretch from Oceanithermus profundus DSM 14977 harbors:
- a CDS encoding class I SAM-dependent rRNA methyltransferase, whose protein sequence is MHAPILRLDPSLETALASGHPWIYRNHLPPHRLETGDWVRLVAGRAEAVGVYDAAGQVAVRLFARERVPAAADLAARVEEARALRRRWVPPETDAYRLLFGEGDFLPGLVADRYGRFLVVKAYSEGVRRAVLPAVVKALGRALRPRGIVLRNAEGLEPLYGEPPPPKLTVRERGLRFVADLHRGQKTGLFLDQRENRQKVRELAAGARVLNLFAYNGGFSVYALAGGAAFARSVDVSEGALADARENARLNGLAERHEAVRADVFEFLNAHEETYDLVVLDPPALAKKRAQLRSALRAYVRLGAGAMRRVRPGGLLAAASCTAQVSPTAFREALAEAARRAGVRTQIVHEAGHAPDHPLRPEFPEGRYLKFAVLRVLEPIG
- a CDS encoding spermidine synthase — its product is MLELRQDLNASDQVRHSIEEVLAVGRTAWQHYLFFRSKVHGVCVALDGDLQSCEADEGLYHEALVHPAMLAHPAPKRVLIMGGGEGATLREVLRHPTVTEVVMVDLDEEFVGLCKRLIPDWAEGAWDDPRLELRHEDIVAYLDHTPGGFDVVVGDLIDASEASSPAAELYGPEFYRKLAAALAPGAVLATQAGPLTPAQVAGHRRVRGALGSVFGRVVSYGMNVPSFYSLWGFVLAGAADLIPGGYAEHRALFELRAHERGLELAHTGPEALAAAFALPARLQALLQGAA
- a CDS encoding S-adenosylmethionine decarboxylase, with the protein product MSKLKLSGFNNLRKLLSFSFYDFVVAQDEADRKSYAAYLNERYAAARIRGLLERIAEIIDAEVLSASEQDYEPYGASALLLLSDEAGSGAAPAWASSVRMHLDKSHIAAHTYPDFAHPEGILGFRVDIELSTCGEISPLRSLDEIFRFFDTDVVVIDYLVRGYTRAEDGSHVFMDHEVPSIAHFIDPAILDQFERVERALPPAHTWQLKLLRTAVDPAEYFAPGKPVDEARLAAVLDEMRTIFSRL
- a CDS encoding right-handed parallel beta-helix repeat-containing protein encodes the protein MPNKPWKMRSILAAAALLLLAACQPFGGGNGGGNGGGGDDGNGGGTNPPPYNPVVCEHTGSGQDYAVGPGQPYTSLHDVPWDALGPGDTVRIFYRDEPYREKIVIRTDGSEAEPLRVCGVPGPNGERPILDGDGAVNDPDDAGAYGSYAPMEGLAMVLIWNRDYDLKVHHVVIEGLHIRNAKNTFTYTRMDGSTDNYEDGAACIRIQAADDVVIRGNELENCGNGIFTMSQGYNEAHLTRNLLIEGNYLHGHGQAGSYLEHGVYIQAIGVVYQYNRFGPNDPGSDGVTLKERVAGSVIRYNWFDSGSARTLDLVEVEDAAPWYLVSEYLRELGCDSVDNCPGLDPDRLAKVQEAEAAYRKSYVYGNFFRHVGSTTKSGNLVHYGSDNDPALSHNGTLYFYGNTVLVLQDRDDAWRFRLFYLGNRDAPSRSLETVEMFNNIVYFTGESGEASYFCLDDNNQGTIHFGVNWLSDDWQMDGAASECYYAGAAGAPTVTGVENLLDVAGAPVPLDPATLEPVDTPLVRDQAQPLPEGLPPIDYQYRRHLQAEPRPDASDLGARDLP